The Athalia rosae chromosome 7, iyAthRosa1.1, whole genome shotgun sequence genome window below encodes:
- the LOC105689244 gene encoding uncharacterized protein LOC105689244 isoform X1: MTGTVSLLVVGVHAACRGASKCKTRRGASLAVCSTMSTSFNLRVLIGVLGILMLLLLVESPTILASVPDPIETDVVVDVSEPTTTAKKTLPDRCLVKTEPGPCKHYVHKWTFNKSQGKCRTFVYGGCLGNENRFNSEIECLHYCVGGSEHTLPPYMVTKGSVFVTTSTTTTTVPPPTTEKTPPPTFAPPKPTKPPVPKHKRGKELTFMESGHEKTFMFAQSNTFIQLDGNGIKTFQLRLCREISFKFRTKLPHGLLVYHSVKDRPEDLEPYALYVIVEKGQLKVVHVFGKKSTSLTVGEGLNRDEWHSVLVRIDVHGAKLIARVDDTREETSLEVLEAEVNYGVSEELASVVLIGGLSSEEKLHGVKYIIESFVGCIRDMVLSSGKSASNLLPIRPLIATKHENVKEGCVDKCKTRENLCFIGSQCVNHYNSLTCDCFGTKYEGERCDVYTATILTLRGSSYVSFRVYDWKDRVHSSVNRISMAFKTRWDDSALFYASGEIEGTTHYVAASILNGSVHVELDFGHDSKIQAVLGDYVTSNHWNNLTIFHNGTLVYVSLNDEIKVLEVTGENFNMFIDPEIYIGGGPELHKKNGLISHNNFAGSLKYVFFNDKSIIYELKRSNPMVHYIGVLEPEYYDADVEVIPITYPFAGSHIWWPNENPDSLKLNFDFKSSEPLAVLASSDINNDNALGYWEVRLVNDEIRFELVPDLTKNVTLLTTVKFPPHNTSWHAVELNYTRGELNLQVDYRNKQSKLFVMRFELGERVIIGSGKSNRGLVGCMREIRVNDQRIEPRYVINTERVVGEVALDNCQFVDPCKRPNTCEHGGKCSVKEDRITCDCKDTGYIGTNCHFTRYRKTCEELALLGYTQDDVYRIDIDGNGRFPPALVKCEFQSIEDSTKTIVEHNLPSQIDVRSIAEADFLFNIKYRQFTAEMLQELISHSLYCSQYVKYDCYKAPIELHSATWFMGSKGTTVDYIGNVNRGSCPCGMNRTCVNPKLSCNCDVSAGKWLSDEGYYESPNSLGITEMVFLQQRDLEDDAQGRITLGPLECVETNTQKYVVTFTTSQSYIEVPGWRKGDIAFSFRTTGEKAILLYQPPIRSNYPSFMVALTSDYLLTFNFTLNTGTIRELEIKSRRKLNNGEWQKIWIDYNDYHVRFMINTDQQMVDLLPEEEFGPFEGSMFIGGATAEHLKTSSVRQGLIGCFRGLVVNGEILDIHSYMSVHLSEIIKDCKPSCQPNKCQNGARCVELWSNFECVCENRWAHLGTYCETNINNKALTFTAPEALLKKNYFGNDEDEEKLLLKSMLVENVLINLRTYDTDSLLLYANDHLNNFLHLYISNGSSIVYLFNSGNELKNITVDYPDVSSGNSVQIAIVRTEINTTLHVNDVNVTLDAVPILLDTYSNKPWINPEKEVLAPQRPPAPPTSYFQVNLGGFDPDNLLRVGKKGEAIQGYVGCLKGLMIGEYLVDLPNLASEAYQEGSKGLLPNCQMKCDAVPCKNLGICTEDFRRQESSCNCEMTSYFGENCAEEKGAEFSGESVLQREFELNDDVNQIKIQLAFSSNDLRQRTTALLLLQTGNKRSYYLLVALTSEGQLIFEEDREGSAYGVRINDRNFLNSARHSVYYVRDNNTATLLIDREPVALLPIPVLSLADDLDSTDNPGENEIQLGGLNTTDPRFTAYKGYTGCLSNVVISINGGARMKPLEEYMLFTKKGSETVRATTPAGVRSAQCAPFHAQARGLEPPRNDSVGRDKVWVADPPERKVYMSQYTDSTQEEQGAGTYIFIALCVILVAAVMGCIYEVWRSARKDRQRRSRDREEIATNPQRWQGAPYADSVIASAPSVKSVGFKTDEDDKKSNGTLAKSATKDYKTVPTAETKIDLLIDKKTHIKADEEPEKKELLGVNTAVVFKSPKLNPFSMEDLREEPELEEREEEIDEDNEDGSSTSDSSCNRDEDILVRPTSVRESSVANSFREESKDECFEKNICPEMKLLETNFSVTGSINKIETDFIQRGNERFAIDNQITNNNKNVVRPVSLNLQCL; this comes from the exons ATGACGGGGACGGTCAGTCTGTTGGTCGTGGGCGTGCATGCAGCATGCCGCGGCGCCTCGAAGTGTAAAACCCGTCGTGGTGCGAGCCTCGCGGTTTGTAG CACGATGTCGACATCCTTCAACCTGAGGGTCCTGATCGGCGTCCTGGGGATCCTGATGCTACTACTCCTCGTCGAATCGCCGACGATCCTCGCGAGCGTTCCCGACCCCATCGAGACCGACGTCGTGGTCGACGTCAGCGAGCCGACGACGACCGCGAAAAAAACTCTCCCCGACAGGTGTCTGGTGAAAACGGAACCCGGACCCTGCAAGCATTACGTTCACAAATGGACGTTCAACAAATCCCAGGGGAAATGCAGGACCTTCGTCTACGGCGGTTGCCTCGGCAACGAGAACCGATTCAACTCGGAAATCGAGTGTCTCCACTACTGCGTAGGGGGATCGGAAC ACACCCTACCGCCCTACATGGTGACGAAGGGCAGCGTTTTCGTAACGACCAGTACGACGACCACCACCGTCCCGCCTCCGACGACGGAAAAAACACCGCCGCCGACTTTCGCACCACCGAAACCTACGAAGCCTCCGGTCCCGAAGCACAAAAGAGGAAAG GAGCTGACTTTCATGGAATCCGGTCATGAGAAAACTTTCATGTTCGCGCAGAGCAATACCTTCATACAACTGGACGGAAACGGCATCAAGACTTTCCAGCTTAG ACTCTGTCGGGAAATATCCTTTAAATTTCGCACGAAACTACCCCACGGACTGCTGGTCTATCACAGCGTGAAGGACCGTCCGGAGGATCTTGAGCCTTACGCGCTTTACGTGATAGTTGAAAAGGGTCAGCTGAAGGTCGTCCACGTGTTCGGTAAGAAGTCGACGAGTCTGACCGTGGGCGAAGGATTGAACAGGGACGAATGGCACAGCGTTCTGGTGAGGATAGACGTGCACGGGGCTAAATTGATCGCAAGGGTAGACGACACGAGGGAGGAAACCAGCCTCGAGGTACTCGAAGCGGAAGTCAACTACGGTGTATCCGAAGAACTCGCATCCGTCGTCCTTATAGGAG GATTGAGCTCGGAGGAGAAATTGCACGGGGTAAAGTACATCATAGAGTCGTTCGTCGGGTGCATAAGAGACATGGTCCTGAGCTCGGGAAAATCCGCCAGCAATTTGCTACCCATAAGACCGCTGATCGCGACCAAACACGAGAACGTCAAGGAAGGATGCGTGGACAA ATGCAAGACGAGGGAGAATCTCTGCTTCATCGGAAGCCAGTGCGTCAATCATTACAACAGTCTGACGTGCGACTGTTTCGGAACGAAATACGAAGGCGAGAGATGCGACGTGTACA CCGCGACAATCCTGACCCTGAGAGGCTCGTCGTACGTCTCGTTCCGAGTCTACGACTGGAAGGACCGGGTGCACTCCTCGGTGAACAGGATAAGCATGGCGTTCAAG ACGAGGTGGGACGATTCCGCGCTTTTTTACGCGTCCGGTGAAATCGAAGGAACCACCCACTACGTGGCGGCTTCGATTCTGAACGGATCCGTTCACGTCGAATTGGATTTCGGACACGATTCCAAGATACAAGCCGTACTCGGGGACTACGTCACATCCAATCACTGGAACAATCTCACGATATTTCACAACGGGACTCTCGTATACGTGAGTCTAAACGACGAGATCAAGGTCCTCGAGGTGACcggcgaaaatttcaacatgTTCATCGATCCCGAAATTTACATCGGCGGCGGTCCGGAACTCCACAAGAAAAATGGGCTCATTTCGCACAACAATTTCGCGG GATCTTTGAAGTACGTTTTCTTCAACGACAAATCCATAATCTACGAATTGAAACGTTCGAATCCGATGGTACATTACATAGGGGTTCTGGAGCCGGAGTATTACGACGCCGACGTCGAGGTCATTCCTATAACGTACCCGTTCGCGGGAAGTCATATCTGGTGGCCGAACGAAAATCCGGATTCTCTGAAACTTAATTTTGACTTCAAAAGTTCGGAACCACTAGCCGTACTCGCTTCGAGTGACATAAACAACGACAACGCCCTCGGTTACTGGGAg GTCCGTTTGGTGAACGACGAGATTCGCTTCGAACTTGTACCGGATCTGACGAAGAACGTGACGCTCTTGACCACCGTAAAGTTTCCACCCCACAACACGTCGTGGCACGCGGTCGAACTGAACTACACGAGGGGTGAATTGAATCTCCAGGTCGATTACAGGAACAAACAGAGCAAACTATTCGTCATGAGATTCGAACTGGGGGAGAGGGTAATCATCGGCAGCGGAAAGAGCAACAGAG GTCTCGTGGGTTGCATGAGGGAGATAAGAGTGAACGATCAGCGGATAGAACCGCGTTACGTGATAAACACCGAGAGAGTTGTGGGCGAGGTGGCGTTGGACAATTGCCAATTCGTGGACCCCTGCAAGAGGCCGAACACCTGCGAACACGGCGGTAAATGTTCGGTGAAAGAGGACAGGATAACTTGCGACTGCAAGGACACCGGTTACATAGGAACGAATTGTCACTTCA CCCGTTACAGAAAAACGTGCGAGGAACTCGCCCTACTGGGTTACACGCAGGACGACGTCTACCGGATCGACATCGACGGCAACGGCAGATTTCCACCGGCTCTTGTCAAGTGCGAGTTTCAGTCCATCGAAGACTCGACGAAGACGATCGTCGAGCACAATTTGCCATCGCAGATCGACGTCAGGTCGATAGCCGAGGCTGATTTCTTGTTCAACATCAAGTACAGACAATTCACCGCCGAGATGCTGCAGGAATTGATATCCCATTCGCTCTACTGCAGCCAGTACGTTAAATACGATTGCTACAAAGCGCCGATAGAACTGCACAGCGCTACCTGGTTCATGGGGTCAAAGGGGACTACCGTTGATTACATAGGGAACGTCAACCGGGGCTCCTGTCCCTGCGGAA TGAACAGAACTTGCGTGAACCCGAAGTTGAGCTGCAATTGCGACGTGTCCGCGGGCAAGTGGTTGTCCGACGAAGGATATTACGAGAGTCCGAATTCCCTGGGGATCACCGAAATGGTTTTCCTCCAGCAACGCGATCTGGAAGACGACGCTCAAGGGAGAATCACCCTCGGTCCTCTGGAGTGTGTCGAAACAA ACACACAGAAGTACGTGGTGACGTTCACCACGTCCCAATCGTACATCGAAGTACCGGGCTGGAGGAAAGGAGACATAGCGTTCAGTTTTCGAACGACCGGAGAGAAGGCCATTCTGCTGTATCAGCCGCCCATCAGGAGCAACTATCCGTCGTTCATGGTCGCTCTGACCTCGGATTACCTGCTCACCTTCAACTTCACCTTGAACACCGGAACTATACGGGAACTGGAGATCAAAAGCAGGAGGAAATTGAACAACGGCGAGTGGCAGAAGATCTGGATCGATTACAACGATTATCACGTCAGATTCATGATCAATACCGATCAGCAAATGGTCGATTTATTGCCGGAGGAGGAATTCGGACCGTTCGAAGGGTCCATGTTCATCGGCGGCGCTACCGC GGAACATTTGAAAACTTCCTCGGTACGTCAGGGTCTGATAGGCTGCTTCAGAGGGTTGGTGGTGAACGGCGAAATTTTGGATATTCACAGTTACATGTCCGTTCACCTGTCGGAAATTATAAAAGATTGCAAGCCCTCTTGTCAGCCGAACAAATGCCAGAACGGCGCCAgatgcgtcgaactttggagCAATTTCGAATGCGTCTGCGAAAACAGATGGGCGCATTTGGGAACTTACTGCGAAACCA ATATCAACAACAAAGCGTTGACGTTTACCGCGCCCGAAGCTCtgcttaaaaaaaattatttcggcaacgacgaagacgaggaaAAACTATTGCTGAAAAGTATGCTGGTGGAGAACGTTTTGATAAATTTACGAACTTACGACACGGATTCCTTGCTACTTTACGCTAACGAtcatttgaacaattttttacacCTTTACATATCCAACGGAAGCAGCATAGTTTATCTGTTCAATTCCGGTAACGagctgaaaaatataacgGTCGATTATCcag ACGTCAGTAGTGGAAATTCCGTACAAATAGCGATCGTTAGAACGGAAATAAATACGACGCTTCACGTGAACGACGTTAACGTCACTTTGGACGCAGTTCCGATATTGCTAGACACGTATTCCAACAAGCCTTGGATCAATCCGGAAAAAGAAGTCCTTGCGCCCCAAAGACCACCCGCGCCACCCACGAGTTATTTTCAg GTTAATCTGGGCGGATTCGATCCCGACAATTTATTGAGAGTTGGTAAAAAGGGCGAAGCTATACAGGGCTACGTGGGTTGTTTGAAGGGCCTTATGATCGGGGAATATTTGGTAGATTTGCCGAATCTGGCTAGCGAAGCGTACCAAGAAGGAAGCAAAGGATTATTGCCGAATTGTCAGATGAAGTGCGACGCGGTGCCTTGTAAAAATTTGGGCATTTGCACGGAGGATTTCAGGAGGCAAGAATCCTCGTGCAATTGCGAAATGACCTCGTACTTCGGTGAAAATTGCGCCGAGG aAAAGGGTGCGGAGTTCAGCGGGGAGAGCGTTTTGCAGAGAGAATTCGAGCTGAACGACGATGTGAAtcagataaaaattcaattggcATTCTCGAGCAACGATCTGCGTCAGAGAACTACGGCGTTACTTCTACTGCAAACCGGGAACAA AAGAAGTTACTATCTCCTGGTAGCCCTGACGTCCGAGGGTCAGTTGATATTCGAAGAGGACAGAGAGGGCTCCGCTTACGGTGTCCGAATAAacgacagaaattttttgaacagcGCTAGGCACAGCGTTTACTACGTTCGCGATAACAATACGGCGACTTTACTG ATCGACAGGGAGCCTGTCGCCCTCTTACCGATACCCGTGCTCAGTCTGGCCGACGATTTGGACTCAACCGACAATCCCGGCGAAAACGAGATACAATTGGGCGGCCTGAACACGACGGATCCAAGATTCACGGCGTACAAAGGATACACCGGTTGCCTCAGCA ACGTGGTGATATCGATAAACGGGGGCGCGAGAATGAAACCTCTGGAGGAGTACATGCTGTTCACGAAAAAGGGTAGCGAAACCGTGAGAGCGACCACACCGGCCGGTGTTCGCAGCGCGCAGTGTGCACCGTTTCACGCCCAAGCCAGAGGACTGGAACCACCGAGGAATGACAGCGTG GGTAGGGACAAAGTTTGGGTGGCTGATCCGCCCGAGCGAAAAGTTTACATGTCTCAATACACGGATTCCACGCAAGAGGAGCAAGGAGCCGGGACTTACATATTCATAGCGCTCTGCGTGATCCTTGTGGCGGCTGTGATGGGCTGTATTTACGAGGTGTGGAGAAGCGCCCGTAAAGACAGACAGAGGAGATCCAGAGATAGGGAGGAGATAGCGACGAATCCGCAGAGGTGGCAAGGCGCGCCTTACGCGGATTCGGTTATCGCTTCCGCGCCGAGCGTGAAAAGCGTCGGTTTCAAAACCGACGAGGACGATAAAAAGTCCAACGGAACGCTAGCTAAATCTGCAACAAAAGATTACAAAACTGTACCGACTGCGGAgacgaaaattgatctattaatcgataaaaaaacgCATATAAAAG cggATGAGGaaccagagaaaaaagagctGCTCGGGGTAAATACCGCCGTGGTCTTTAAATCTCCGAAACTGAATCCATTC TCGATGGAGGATCTCAGGGAAGAACCAGAATTGGAGGAACGCGAAGAGGAAATTGACGAGGATAACGAAGACGGTAGCAGTACAAGTGACAGCAGTTGTAATCGAGATGAAGATATTTTAGTGCGACCAACGTCGGTAAGAGAATCATCAGTGGCAAATTCATTTAGAGAAGAATCGAAGGATGAATGTTTTGAGAAGAATATTTGCCCGGAAATGAAACTTTTGGAAACTAATTTTTCTGTTACCGGTAGTATTAACAAAATAGAGACTGATTTTATTCAAAGAGGAAACGAAAGGTTTGCTATCGACAATCagataacaaataataataaaaacgttGTGCGACCAGTTAGCTTAAACTTACAGTGCTTATAA